The following is a genomic window from Dioscorea cayenensis subsp. rotundata cultivar TDr96_F1 chromosome 10, TDr96_F1_v2_PseudoChromosome.rev07_lg8_w22 25.fasta, whole genome shotgun sequence.
CAACAAGGACCATGGGTGAAAATGTTGGGATGGAGATTGTTGGAGATAAATTGGGTCAATTGGTAACATCAATTGAcccaacaaaaaagaaaacatggaaggaAAAACTATCAGATGCTCTATGGGACATGGAAGGTTACGACGATAAGGACATGGGAATCGTATTTGACAGATTAATGACTAACAATGCACAAGCTGAATTGTTCTACTTAAGGAAGCCATCTCTCAGAAAAATATGGTTGGATGAATATATTGAATCTATAAAGAATTCTAGCCGTTGATGTTAGCATCAAAGGTAAGGATTGCATATGCAATATTTAATACAAACTGAATACAGAGTTGGATTTAATATGATTGCTTGTTTTGCAGGATGCAAACCTTGGATGGTGTTTCTTGTGATCCAAAACTTGGAACATATAAATGGTgtttattgtttccttggatGATTTTGTAATGTGTTTCTTATAACTGTTGTTTGTCATGAAAACCTTGGAACATTGTATGGTGTTTCTTATATTTGTGATGCAAACATTGGTGTTTcttgttttcatggatgattttgtGATGCAAACCTTGAAACATTGTATTGGTGCTTGTGATGAACACCTTGTAATGCAAACCTTGGAATGGTGTTTCTCTATCTAATTTTCTTATGAAACTTGAAACATTGTATTAGTGCTTGTAATGAACACCTTGTACTGGTTTAATGAATTCATACTGAAAACGTTGTATTCTATTGATTTTATAATGCAAACCTTGTGTTGATGTTTCTATATTTGCACTTGTGGATTTATATGTATGAGAttattgaatgaatgaattctTTTAGCCATGCTTAATTTGAGATCAttttaaaagcataaaaataaaacttcattacattctcatattttttttaatttgtaaaaaattgttttatatctattttcttgaattatgtatataataatattgagcaaaataataacaacaatattagtttattgttattattatcgTTACACTTTACATATCATtataaagtatttaaaattatattaattaaaatattagttgattgttacaaatatatatcattataatttACTCCCCTTACTTCCTTCACTTTCGTAGAAAGAAACATGTTATGAAAGTCAATCCTGAAGTGATCCCACTTTCTTACAATGAACATAGGAAGTGAAAAACTGGGCACTTCAGGAAAGTGTCATTTCAGCCCAAGTGAACACATGAATAACTAGAAGTGACACCACTTCATCCACTTCATAGAAGTGCCACTTCCTCCACTTCCTGACTTCCATTGAGTTCAGCCCAAGTGAAACAAGTTTGGAGGTCTCAAATCATCCACTTCAAATCTGACTTCAAtgaaatggtgggaaaaatcTCCACTTCAACCACTTCAACCTAATCGACCCAAAATCAAGTGAAACAAACACACTcttatcatgtatttttcaaAGTTAGGACCATAATTCCAATTTTAGCTTCTACGGGGTAGTGctagtgttttgattttatttaatcacaaattaattacaaaattatatttaaagttcaaatttgtaagaaagtttttagtttttttttttacatgctaGTATGTatgcgtgtgtatatatatctatttgtGTTTGTATACATacaagtacatatatatatatacttgtatagaTATTTGGGTAGGATGTTTCAGCTGCATGCCTTCAGTGGATCCATGGAAAGTCATTTCCTTCAGAACTTAACACTACCATCCTTGTTTTGATTCCGAAAGATAGCTCCCCCACAACACCTGCTGAATTTTGACCTATTGCTCTCTGTAATGTGATGTACAAAAACTTAAGCAAAATGCTGGCCAAAAGGTTAAGGACAATAATCCATTGTATTATTTCGGAAAACCAAAGTCCATACATTCTAGGGTGCTCCATTCATGATAATGTTATTTTGGCTGCTGAAATGATGCATTTTCTGAAGAGAAAGACAGAAGGGAAGATTGGAGTAGTAGCGATGAAACTAGACATCAGCAAAGCTTATGACAAGCTAGAGTGGCCTTTCCTAAGGGCTATGCTCGAAGCATTGGATATTCCATTAGAGTGGATACAGCTAGTGATGCTCTGTGTCACCACAATCAAATTTAGAGTTTCCCTTGGAGATAATCTTTGAGAGGAATTTGATCCCGACCGGGGCATTCGTCAAGGAGATCCTTTAtctccatttttatttattatctatgCTAAGGGATTCACCAATTTACTGCAAAGATATGAGGAATCAGGGCTATTACATGGTTGTAAAATGGGCAAAGGTACACTTCTGATTTCTAACTTGTTCTTTGCTTATGAAAGTTTGCTTTTCTTCAAAGCTACGGTCCTTGAGGCTGAATCCATGCGTGAGCTTCTGAAGACATCCAAAATCGCGTCAGGATTAGAGATTAATTATGGGAAGTCAGCCTTACTCTTCATCACAAACACTCCTATGATTGATAGAGGGAGAGTTTGCAACATTCTACAGTTCCATGAAGCTTCTCACCTTGGCAAGTATTTGGGTGTACCGATATGTATCAGGCGGAAGAAATTGATGGCTTTTAGCTTTATCCATGATAGAGTATGGCATAAATTGCAGAATTGGAACACAAAATACCTGTCGAGAGCTGGCAAATCAGTCCTCATTAAGGCAGTTTCAAAATCTATTCCTAATCATTATATGAGTGTGTACCTTCTACTAGTGGAGATGTGTCATGAGCTGGAGAAAATGATGAATTCTTTTTGGTGGGGTCGTAACAAGAATCAAAGGAAAAGGATAAATTAGATGAATTGGTCAAGGTTATGCCATGGAAAATCATATGGAGGTTTGGGATTTAGGCAAGTTCATGAATTTAACCTGGCTTTATTGGGTTAGCAGGCTTGGCGTTTAATTTCAAGACCTTCATCCATAGTGGGGAGAGTTCTAAAAGCCAGATACTTTCCTAATTCTTCATTCCTAGAGGCCCAACTAGGTAATAACCCGAGCTACACCTAGCGAAGCTTGATTTTAGCCCAGGAATTGGTTAGGAAGGGAATGAGATGGCGTGTGGGCAATGGGAGATCTATCCCGATGTGGACAGTAGCATGGCTTCCAAATCCACTTTGCCCATCCATCACTACATCTATACTCCTAGGGGCTAAAAATTGCAAGGTTGCTAATCTAATAGATGAGAATGGTTATTGTTGGGATCTAGAAAAActaaaccaatttaattaaaGGGATAGGGACTTGATCCTTCATATATCTTTAAGCATCAAGGAAGTAGAAGATTCTATATACTGGTGGCCAAATAAGATAGGTCTTTACAAAGTCAAAGAGGCTTATCAACTGTTAACCTCAGTGGAGTCCCGTGACATGAACACTCATGAAGATAACTTTTGGTTGAAACTGTGGAAGTTGCAAGGCCCTCCAAAAGTTCTAGATTTGATGTGGAGAGCAACATCTCGATGCTTGCCTACAAAGGCACGATTATTAGAGAAGAGTATTCAGATTGACACAGGGTGTATTGTTTGTCAAGAGGGAATAGAATCTGATGTTCATATACTTTTTTATTGTCACTTTGCAAAAGAATGTTGGCACCTATCAGGCTTGTCGTTGCAGGTACCATCATCCTCCTTTGTGCATGGTTGTGTCTCATGTTTATTCCATCTCTTGAAAGATGATCAATGTGCTCTATTTTCTATAGTATGTTGGGCTATCTGGAAGCATCGAAATGAAGTTTTATGGAATGGGGTTTACATGTATGCCAGAAGAACAGTCTGTCTGGCAACTTCTCTTCTCACCAGTTGGTAGGAAGCACAAAACAGAAGTGGAAATGGGCAAATGAGGACACCAAGGGGGGTTGTTGATGCATGGTCTCCTCTGCCATCAGGTTGGCTAAAAATGAATACCGACACTGCAGTATGCAACACTGGAAACAAATCAGGATTAGTATGGATTTTGAGACGGGCTGATCATTCTGTCATGGCAGCAAGTGCGAACCCTATGCCCAGGAGGATGGATGTGCCGATGGCTGAGGCGCTAACGATCTGTGAGGCCCTTTCTTGGATCAAAAACTCCAGTCTTGACAATGTCATACTTGAATCTGATGCTGATTTGGTTATTCGGGCAATGCACAATGGCGACCATCTGCATTTTGATTGGGGATTAATTGTCTCTGACTATTGttatcttctttccaaacttcgAAATGTTAGATGTGTGTTTGTTAGGCGTTCAACGAACATTGCTACTGATGCCCTTGCAAAAAAACAGCTTGTTCCATGCTTGAACACATGCTTTAATTTGGGTTAATGATGTCCCAACCCTCTTATCTTTTGATTTACTTAATTAATGAGGATCAGGGAGTTAggctttcaaaaaaaaaaaaagtatatatatatatatgaagtactTAATTTATTACTATTAGTGTTATTATTTGAATGTCTTTATCTATTTACTGTTATTTAAGCACTTTCCTTcttctaaatttttatattattatttcattaattggaGAATTTGGAGATTTCCTGATATGCAACttgaatttagaaaattttttcttttttcttttttctctgcCATTGCAGTAGAGGTTTGAAGTCTTTAATATAtcccacaatttttttttgttttttatttttttttataagttatctAATTTAGTTTTGTCTTCgaaattctttttaatattcTACTTTCTACGAATAAGTTGACAGTTTATTAGTTTATAAGCACTATGAAATAGcatcttaaaaaatttattttgtaatcaTGAACTATAATAATTAGATGATACGTTGATTTTCTTTGataatttgaattatataaacatattaaatgatgtatttttatattaacaaatatttaataatttataaacatttgGTTTATGTAAGAATTTTTActaaattagttttttaaaaagctTTATAGACCATAATTTGCTAGGGTCATAGCAATGATTATTTggaataaattaatattaattttttaatatatatatatttatttattttttcaaacttaaaTATTAAACTCGAAGGATTTAGCTTGTTTTGGATGGATTTGGAAATGGACTGACTTGAGAAATTAGgtgggttaattttttttataaatcacttAACTATGgttgtgttttattttagtaatcaaactttaatttgcatcaaaatgattactcattttcaattttattttaccgAGCAGTCACCTGATTGATTTGGAAACCAAATATAGCTTATATGATAACCATTACTGTTTTTGAGAGTAAAATTTTTGGTAACTGTTACAATTATACCTAAATATTAGAGGATTATGAGAGTAAAAGGGAAATAGAGGTATGATATTTAGGAAGACATGACTTCAGTTCAAATCAAACcaacaaaccaaaccaaaaccaTTACTGTTTGAACAGATTCAGAATCATAAACATGGTTCTGGTTTGAAATCAGAACCTTGAACCAGACTTTTAAGGTTTCAGTTAAAGTTCATAAGAATTGTAAACCGGAACCTGAATGTAACCGAACCGCGGTTTggttctcattttatttttaaataaaaattatataacatataaaattatatttattaacaaaaatcTGCAAGCATTCTTGAGGCTCGTGCAAATTTTTCCCTATTTAGGCAAGTGTTATAAGTATTTTGTTGCTATTAATGTATACTAATATCTTATAGGAATTAGAATCaagatttttaattaatattattaattataaacaaaagcTAAAAGCCTAGATATCTTTTAAAATCTAGTTTACAATCCACCTAAGATTAAAAGCATGCCTACCTAGGCTACACTACGAGTGTGTTTCTTTGCATGGATTTCATTGTCTCTAAATTTGTTAATCCCGAGAATTCTTAaatcccttgtttgtttaccaGGATTTTGATTTTGTATAACTTTTCAAATCCCATGCATGAGGGATTTCATTGTTGACCGAAACGGCTATAAACCAAAATCCTGGATCTAGAATCCCTCACATGGCCCGTCACGTGAAGGATTCAAGGGTTCATCCGAGAGGGTGAGACAACCTCATCTTTACCATCTTGCTCCTTCTCATTTCTAACCATCCGACAGATCCGGCAAATTTCTAGATCAGCTTGTTCCTTACAGCCCCAGTGACCTTGAGATCGTGAAACTTCAACTTGAATCCAAAGTGCCtgcaaaaatttttgtttagttcTGTAAAACCTGTCATGATGTATTTTCCTCCTCtttttctcctcctcctcctcctcctcctcctcctccttcttctcacGATCAACTTTGGGAATTTGTTGTAAATCTTTATTGTTCTAAATTTCTCTTAGATtacgattatatatatatatatatatatatatatatatatgtatattgttctctttttttccttcttttgaaTGTGAAAGAGTTCTAGAATAAtaactatatttttagtggaatgcataatgaaattgatcaaaatttgttgtattcttctttttgccttttgttttcttggttGAAGACTAAACAAAGGAAATTGGGAGAGGAGGGGTCATGAGCCAGACTTAGAATTTGAGAGTTTGTAGTTGTTCGGTGAGtaacttgtatttttttatatgaaataaaaaattgtcgattggtattattaattttattgcttGCTAATTGGTAATCATGATTGTCATTTGTTAACTTTgctctaatttatttttgtttgatggTAAAGTGTTTGAATCCTGTGTCATCTAATTGTAACAATTTTGGAGAGGGAAATCTCTCATATGGTTGATTATGGTGAATAgctgaggtttttttttttgctgaaaTATGTTTGCctaattttattatacttctttttcttcccttGACGAAGGATGGAATTAATTATTGGGAATATCTAATTGATGAGTACaagttaaacactaaaatgGGAGGCAAatgacatcatttttttttcagtgtCTATTATGAAATTTAGTCTTCATTATATTCTATCTCTTAACAGAAGTtgtcatttttgtatttttcaggCTTAACTTTATCTTTAACTTTCTGTCTTTCTATGTTTTCAACTAACTAATAGATTTGTAGAGAATCTTCAGCAAAGAACTGTGACAATGTTTATTGCATTATGTTATGTTTGAGAGAGCTTTTCTAACTTGAAATTCTTGAATTCGTTTCAAGATTTAATGGTGTTCAAGGGCCTACTTTGTGATGCCCAAACCTAGCTTGTCTCAATATAGTCCTTCCATAATCTCTTGTTTCTCTTAATTGGGAAAATTGTTTGTTTAACTTGCATgtgtaaccataaaaaaaaaagtggtcgCTTTTGCGAATCcccaaaaatgaaatttcagaTCGTCTATATTTTTGGTTTGAAAATGATGATGTTTTAGTACTTAGTAGTGCCTATATTTGAACATATAGCAGCATGTAATTAGTAATATGCAAATAGTGCTATGTAAAGTTTTAAAGCCCATATAAATTATCGTAACTAACTACATCATTCTACAATGTTCATTGTGGTTTTGTCAtgctagtatatatatatatatatatatataaatgcaccTTTGGTTATCATATCTAAATGTTAACCAACTGTTGTAACTTGATTATTATGATCAattgctttttaaaaaaacaattccaaTTATATTATTCATTCAAAGTTTTATTATTAGTGTAAACATGGATGGACGAAATGGAATTTGTCAACTTGATTTTGTTTAAGCTATAATTATATCTACATAGAGCTTTTGCTCACATATGAATGCATAGAGCTTTAGCTCACTATATTTGATTGATATCATAATTGTTAGTGCAAATACACTTTAATTGCATGATTTAACACCAAGACAAGGTGATGTGGCAACCTTTGTGACATGGCATAAATGATGACATGGGAAGTATGATTGGAGGATAACAATTATGATTCTTAGATTCTTggatgttttcattaattgaagTTGTTTATCAACCTTTGTGACATGGCAtaaatgatgacatggcaaggagtcttagattggaggcaaatatcttagagatcttggtggagttattttcgGTATGTGTTGCAACTTGAAAGCAAGATCATATcaaagaccatatttagagagattttatTAGAGACTAAATCttgatggagcttaattgaagaaatacctatcaatggtatgattgaaggctattgaaggtatgatttaAAGAACCttaataaatatgattgaagactattaaggatATGATTGGAGACATGCttattgttggtatgattgattgaagacctATTCTTAGGAAGATTTAaaggccaaacttggatgacttgaagatcaagtttggtaagtttcataAAGACGCACAAAGATGTGCGCCCCTTACGAGGGGACTGCATACTGAGGCACTAAGAAGAAGCTAGGGTTCTCAACTCAAGGATGAAGgtgaaatagaaagaaaaatatgatattttaaacAAGTTCTCcagttgctacagtaactttccTACAGTGCTAACTAAACTCTATAGTAACCGACTGAAAATGCTATAATAACTAGCCAAATAAAGCTACAATGTCGGACTGGTTATAACATCCTACcccccttaaaaaaaatttcgcCCTTAAAATTTCCTTGaactctaatctattacttccATTGTTCTACAACTAGAAATGACAAGTCACAGagtaaaaaatcaaatttttttgagGGGTTACTTCACTTAACTATACCACTAACTGGATCCACTAGACATGATCAAAACAcacaaatcaaaatatcaaaccaAAAAACTCAAACCAAAGCTTTGATACCAATCTAATTGTCACGCCCTGACACACGGTCAGGCTTGCAACAACCGCCGCAGAACTTTCAAACAAGGACACAAGTTTTCCCAAACCCAAAGTCCTACAAGGCTGCTTAGTAACTTGATCTCAAACAATTTCTAAAACACccgaaatcaaatttaaataagataaccaAGTGAAAACATATAAGTATTTACAATTTAATATTGTACaataatacaaaagaaataaatattttttcagaaataaaaaattcacaaaacaaCAGCCTTAGTGGATCCATCATATAACTGGCCATACACTACTAGTTTCAAGCTCAACAATCTTAGGGTCCTGTACCTGAAAAGAGGAAAGAAGAGAGGCTGAATAACTTGATTACTCAGTAAGTGGTGTGAGGGCAACTGAAAATCTCACAAATACTAACAAATATGGAAAAAGTGTTATTTATACTTGTCCAAAATGGCAGTGTAATTCACAATACCATTGAACGAACACGGTAAAATAAAAGTAGGTAGGATAGAATATAAATGTATGAGTATACACATAAGATTTCAATGTAAAACTTTGCAAACAGACCTCGCAATTACTTATCaataaaatcttgagaaaacacaGCTCAAAATGCAGGTTGGCCACAAATAATTCCTGAGCTAATAGTGGTCACGACTAGATccgggaccaccaaggtgttttaaaacttttaaaattcaaaatgttgcCTTCCTACGTGTTGGCGATTGAGATCCCTGTATGGTGACCCCgagtttctcacataaaagaatcCCCTATTAATGGCTCCAcacacctcttgaccagggtaaactcaagGTTAACTGCACCGCCATCCACCAGGCCAGACCGTGGGACCCCACTACAGTGTCAGACTAAAGTTCATAGTCACCATTAAAACCACCCTGTCGAGAACCTCAAGACTGTAGCCCACCACTTTtgtggatatgttcaagaccgtAGGTGCTCAAATAATACAATCCATGTATATTACATACAAGAGTTCTTTTCTAGAACAAATATTCACACATCGGGAAAGGAAACCATATCACTAGAGCGTTTGCTAAAAGCAAGATATTTGCACAAAATTTCATAATTCTTTTCAATCCCGATAACAACAAAGTCATAAACATTTGCATTTCAGAAATGAAATCCATTCCTACAT
Proteins encoded in this region:
- the LOC120270365 gene encoding uncharacterized protein LOC120270365 — protein: MGKGTLLISNLFFAYESLLFFKATVLEAESMRELLKTSKIASGLEINYGKSALLFITNTPMIDRGRVCNILQFHEASHLGKYLGVPICIRRKKLMAFSFIHDRVWHKLQNWNTKYLSRAGKSVLIKAVSKSIPNHYMSVYLLLVEMCHELEKMMNSFCIKEVEDSIYWWPNKIGLYKVKEAYQLLTSVESRDMNTHEDNFWLKLWKLQGPPKVLDLMWRATSRCLPTKARLLEKSIQIDTGCIVCQEGIESDVHILFYCHFAKECWHLSGLSLQYVGLSGSIEMKFYGMGFTCMPEEQSVWQLLFSPVGRKHKTEVEMGK